A stretch of Vigna angularis cultivar LongXiaoDou No.4 chromosome 4, ASM1680809v1, whole genome shotgun sequence DNA encodes these proteins:
- the LOC108318842 gene encoding uncharacterized protein LOC108318842 → MIRGREGKALPLAPPSANLLVCFPSRAHLTLMPKPICSPARPSEPTKRHHNSHHHRKKSFSRGGAGGQASPLLWTKTKSMDSEITEPTSPKVTCAGQIKVRPKTTTCRSWQSVMEEIEKIHTDKKQRKRLGWAETLGFKKEIMQFLTCLRSIRFDFGCFGSFSGTDIATEEEEEDDEEEVEEVEEEENDVGVGENESEASRTVFSKWFMVLQENQKKRREETEERGNEEESVSVSVSVPPPNALLLMRCRSAPAKSWVREREGGDVEEEENMEREKGKEKGEGMVKKGQSLKSLMEEERRKKEKMVVMRYDSDFYGISSDIAKETWIVGGLRDLMSKSHSSKR, encoded by the coding sequence ATGATCAGAGGAAGAGAAGGCAAAGCATTACCACTAGCACCGCCCTCTGCTAATCTCTTGGTATGTTTCCCATCTCGGGCTCATCTTACTCTAATGCCTAAGCCCATTTGCAGCCCCGCCCGACCCTCCGAGCCCACCAAACGCCACCACAACAGCCACCACCACCGTAAGAAATCCTTCTCCAGAGGCGGCGCCGGAGGCCAAGCCAGTCCTTTATTATGGACCAAAACCAAGTCGATGGACTCGGAAATCACGGAACCAACCTCCCCCAAAGTGACGTGCGCCGGTCAGATCAAGGTCCGGCCCAAAACGACGACGTGCAGGAGCTGGCAATCGGTAATGGAAGAGATAGAGAAGATCCACACCGACAAAAAACAGAGGAAGCGTCTCGGCTGGGCCGAGACCCTCGGTTTCAAGAAGGAGATAATGCAGTTCTTGACTTGTTTGCGAAGCATAAGGTTCGACTTCGGATGCTTCGGCTCCTTCTCCGGGACCGACATCGCcactgaagaagaagaagaagacgatgaggaggaggtggaggaagtcgAAGAGGAGGAAAACGACGTGGGCGTGGGAGAAAACGAGAGCGAAGCATCGAGAACTGTTTTCTCGAAATGGTTCATGGTGTTGCAAGAGAACCAAAAGAAGCGGAGAGAAGAGACAGAGGAGAGAGGAAATGAGGAGGAAAGCGTGTCTGTGTCGGTGTCGGTTCCTCCTCCGAACGCATTATTGCTGATGCGTTGTAGGTCTGCTCCGGCGAAAAGTTGGGTAAGAGAGAGGGAAGGTGGTGATGTTGAAGAAGAGGAGAATatggagagagaaaaaggaaaagaaaaaggggaGGGGATGGTAAAGAAGGGACAGAGTTTAAAGTCGTTGATGGAggaagagaggagaaagaaggagaagatgGTGGTGATGCGATACGACTCTGATTTTTACGGCATTTCTTCTGATATTGCAAAAGAGACATGGATTGTTGGCGGCCTCAGAGATCTCATGTCAAAGAGTCATAGTTCCAAAAGATAA